The Phaeodactylum tricornutum CCAP 1055/1 chromosome 2, whole genome shotgun sequence DNA window ATGCCTTAAGCCGTTTGGCTCAAAGAATACCACAACTTGCGTGTTCTTCCCTTTGCGCTGAACAGATGCTAAAAATTGAGAGCATCCTGGTCCAGCCCAAGCTACTTTAGTTGGCTGAAGATTCCGCACCAGTTTGCCAGTTCCGTCTTCTGAACGGCCGATGGCATGTAGTGCAAGCGTCTCTCCTTTGTATATTCGGAGTGATCGGGCAGAATCGGAAGCGTCTACAGAAGACACCGCACACAATGTGCCATCGGGCTTCCAGCAGACAGAAACTTCGTTGGCGAGATCCAACTTTGCTGAAGCATGAGTCTCAATATTTGTCTCGGCGAGGACCTCCCATCGTGCATTCATGCTTAAAAGTACCGATTTTTCGGTGTACGGATCGTCATCTAGTCTGTTCGAAGTAACTAGAAGAAGAATCTCACAATCAGGACTCCAGCACCCTGCCTCGATCCCATTCTCAAATTCACCAACAATCTCTGCTTCTCCCGTTTCTGGAGAAATTTTTACAATAGCACCATCGTGGCTCATGCAGACAAGAATGGGGTCCACGTAAGTGAGACTAAACCAAGAAATGTCTCTTGACCCCATGCAAACATTACTCAACTCGCATGTCCAGACTACTTCTTCAAAATCGCTCAAGCAAACAAGTTTTCCTGTATTGTCCAGTAAAATACGAAGGGAGTCTAAAGATTCGTTGAGCAACTCGCAGATGTCGACAAGTTTTGACGTCTCACCAAAGACATCCCCGTGTCGAATACATCGACGGCGTTCTCCCTGTATTGATAGgtttttcattttcaaaagagAAGATTAGCTAGGACTTGCTTATTCTGTTTGTCAGAAGCGCTTCTGTACGTATTTTGATggtattgacagtgactacCTTCTTTACGTTCATTTCTGTCGGTCGAGGTTGCTTTCAGTAGGCTGCTTGATCGGTTTTGATGGCATAGAAACGAAGCCAGTCTGTCCCTCATGCGGTCGACAACATTTTTGGATAGGGAAGTGCCAGCAAAATTCTGCGGCACAAGTCAACGATACACATTGCCGGTTAACTTTTGGAACAAGACACGTTGCAGCCTACCATATCCAATCGCGACCATCTTCATCTTGTGCAAGCAAATTTTCGGTCCCAGAATTCAAGCATGGGGGAAATATCGTCTCAGAAGCAAGCGTTGGATTGGGAGGAGCGTATTTCAATCGTACGCCATCATTTTGAGGGGAAAGGTTATCGCGTCCATTCGGGCCTTCAATTTGGCTGCGAGCTCGTGCTCTACGCTGACGATCCTAGTAGAGTGCATTCTGATTTCTGTGTACAAGTATTGCCAGAAGGTTAGTGTCTTTACTACGTGGACCTTCAGCTCTACTATGTCCAAAGATTGCCTTCTCACAAGATTTGATGACATTTGTCATAATGTTAGATGGCAGTTTAGACTGGAGAGGGATGCAGACTCTTGCGCGTTCAATGCCAAGCCTTCACAAAACTCTGATTCTAGTCTGTCCCAGAAAAGTGGACAAGGAATATACAATCGACGAGATTGCTGTCGCTACTGAGCATGCTCCATTCAGACATCGGAAGGTGAATGCAGAAGTTGGAGCCCAAGTCAAGAAGCGCAAAACATTTAAAGATGTTTGCGAGGATCGAATGGAGTGATGTTGCAATTGGTGAAAAGGGTCTGTTGTTGACAGAGCACAACTTACGGTGGATCGCTAGACGTGCTCTAGTATACAGAAAGTTGCGCGTAGTCGAAAACGAGCGGATGGCGCTGaccacgcaatactgcacGAGAActggactgactgtgaaccgaTGGATCGAAAGAGGAGGGACTTCGCAACAAGTAATTTGGCAAGCTAGAAAAGGGAACCAAACATAAAACACTTCCATGTCTCGTTGCGAATATTAAGACTTCTTGACAATGGCTTTACAGGAGTCTCGGATGTGTTATCGAACGCTTCCGTGGCATGCTTCATCCGCCTTTATCCCGGTCTCTTCATAAGATTGTATTGATTTGAGCTTGGAAAGTGCGTCACCTCGGTTTTTTTAAACATCCTTCGCTGGATCCTCTGTGGGATTTGTAGACAGAACAGTGCAGTCCACTTCAGTGTCGGTAGTACCCGGGGATGTCATGAGAAAGAATTTTGTCGGAAACACCGCACCATCCTCGCAACTGTCTTCTTGAGAGTTGTTGCATTGTGTAAAAGCCAGAACCTATCAAAACATCCAGAGCAGATTTTGCAATTAAGTCTCCTGTTGACGAAGTTTCGCCCTTTTTGTTGGGAGCATGTGTTTGCCGGAAAACAGCGCAATAGAGACTGGGATACCCAGAAGTCCAAAATAATAAAATCCAAACGCGGGCAAGAATTGAAAACCAAACGTTTCGATGGAAAAAGACAAGTGATGCGACTTGGAAACGGTAAAAAACATTCCTTTGCGCTCTAGCACGTGCAATAGTCTTCTGTACCTTTTCCTAAACTAGGTATATCCCTTAGAAGTTTGCGATCCCCACCGATTTACTTTTTTTACAGTTCCTAATTGTCAACTTTCGTATGAAGACATGCGAATGTTATTTAAATGCGACCCTTGGTAAGATGATAAAACAATCAGTCAAGTCGAAACATAGCAACAGCAAAGGAAttcactaacagtaagttgtGGTGATCCTGAACGAAACTCTATATTCGGGTTGCCATTTTGTTTCTCGTTACGTATCAGCATGTCCTGTAGAAACCCTCTCTCTAGCAACTTCGAAAGCACGGTAAATGTTTCTACGTGTCGACTAACGCTCAATTTGGTCTGTgagttgacagtgagagcaACCAGTAGCAAAAATCTGAGACTGGATGATACGTTTCAGAGACACAAAATCGCATGATCACAGGAACAGCTATAATCCAACATGAGGAGCTTTCTTATTTTATGCAGTTTTTGCCAGGCGGTGGCTTTCCTGCCCCTTTCCTCTGTGACTCGAGCTGGCATGCCGCACTCGGCCAGTGATCCCTCTCTTGTATCAATGCAAAGCCACGCCGACGGTGACATCTTGGCTTCAATCCGCTCCAACGTCGTTAAAGCTGCATGTTTTGGTTCGACGTTTTGGACAGTTCTTGGGGCGTCTTCGGCTGTCCAAGCCGCTGATGAGATTGAAATGGCGGAGTTGCCCGCCCCGTACGTTCCAGTTCTCTTCGGCGTAGCTCTTCTGGTCGGAGTCGGTCTTCTGACTGGAAGTCTCGGAGATGTCCTCGACGAAGAGGCTTCCTTGGGATTACAGTCTGGAGCTCGGGCAAAGAAAGAAATAGATCGCAGTCGATCTTCATATTTCAAAAAAAAATAATATCCAACCTCGAACCATAGGTTTTGCTTATTAGTGAGACCTATCTTAATGCATGTTATGTGTGAAAAGCCAAACCTAGCTTTTGCTTCCTAGACGAGCAGCGTCGGCGCTAGGATAGTACGGCTGGGTGGACCCAATCGTTCGTTTGGCGGCATCTCTACCTGTTCCACGGAGCGGCCCGCCTCCAGGCCGAGGAACGCTCGAAGTAGCTGCACTTGAATAATTGTCTGGTCGTCTGGAAATCTGCTGCTTTCGAGCGACTGCGATGGCCGCTACTTCGGCCGAAGGTTTGGCCACTACTAACCCTTTGGGTAGCGGTTTTTTAAAAGCCCCACCGGGAGGCGCCGCAGGCCGGACAATTGTCGTTATCGTTTCATGGTTCCCACctccttttcgtccaacgcTTAAATCAGAAATGTCGGCTTCTCCTCTTTTTGAAGACCTGGCCCACCTAACGCTGATGGTCCGACCTAAAAGCTCTTTGCGATTCATGGAGGCAATTGCTAATTCAGACGCTTCAGGCTGTGTGTACTCTACAAAAGCCTGTCCTCGCTCGGACTGGATCCGAATCGACACAATCTCGCCAAAGGAATAAAACTGATCACGGACATCCATTTCAGTCATGTCCGGAAAAGGGGAATCTCCCTGGAAACGGACGTAGAGAGTGGCTTTAGCTTTGTCGTAaccttcctcctcgtcttgtttctgctgttcttcttcttgccgACGCTTTCTACCTAGAATCTTGTTAGCAACCGGGTCGCTACTTCCATAGAATCTGTCCTTGGTAGACTGCTTCGACATGGGATCATTGCGATCCCGAGGCATTTCGTGGCGAAATGGACAATCAGCACCGCGATCGCATTCGCCCCGAGCGAAAAAGCTACATAGTTTGGGTAAATTGCGTTCGTACCGAGGTTCCATTCGAGACATGTCATTCAGCTTCGCATGAGCTAGTTCATTGGTATCACCTAACGCATTGTTGCCTTGTTCCAAAGCTCGGTTCTGTTGTGCCGTGTACCAAGAACGGTTCGCCATACTCTGTGGGACTGCCGATACGGCTGATGCACTGCCTGCTTCCCGCAGGACACGATCGCGAACTTTGACGGGAAGACCATACTGTAAGTCATAAATGCACACTTGACAGACGTTTTTGGCTTGCGCACATGATCGACATATCTCAACTCGCTTGAGGCGTCCTTTCGTGCCGGCCTGCCATGCAAATACCGTGAATGGAGCCTCACAAATTTGACACTTTTTGCCGTGGCGTTCTTTCGTCATGCGCACGTAAGGATTGTCTCCGAGGCAGGTCTCACAGACGAGGGGAAACTCAGTTTCTTCCCAAGCTTGTTTGACTTCGTCTCGTTTAACCGATGCCATGGCTACAAGGCCGCTCGATGTTGAAGTGCGATAGAGTGTGGGATGTACAAAGAGATCGTGGATCCGTTCGCCGGAGAGCCTTTGACGATGATCTTGTTCCAGGAGATGCAAGCAAGGCAATCCCAGAAAAATTGAACCGTGTCGACTGTAACTGATCAAGGGAAAACAAACCACAGGAGCCGCTTCCGTCTGTTCTTATACCGCTTGAGTCATACCTGCGACCAAATAGTTTACGTGAACTGTGAACAGCTACCATACTACAAATTGTAATCTCATCACGTCTGTCTGTATTTTCCGGGTTTCCAAGATTCAGCCGTCAGAATTTCGACGTGCGGACGAGTGTTCCCCCAACATGTTTCTTGTATACTCGTCCGTGTCCCGAAGTCCCCTCCAGGACGGACACTCCGATCCTACGCATTCTCTCATCGTTGCAGACGCTGACAGCCCAGTCGTCCAACCATGATGctctcttctttttcttctttcagCCGCCTGTGTCTCCGCAAGTCTCCCTTTCTTTGCGCTCCTGGCCAAGTCCAATCCGTCTCGAAAGCTACGATACCGAGCATGATGAcaaatcaacaacagcacTACTACCACATCGATGCAAAGCCCAACGTACCGCACTCTTTGGAACGCCTACTGCGTGTTCGGCGTCCCCTAGAGCCATGGTTTGTAGAGCACCCCTGCACTCCGCAAACACTTGGCTTTGTGGATTTTGATGACGTTCCACAAGCTCCCGTGGAAATGATGAATCGCAACGCTCGCCGCGGAAAACGGGCGAACAAAGGCAAACGTCCCGTCTCCCGTCAAAGGCGGCGTTCTAAGAAGagagcttttggaaaccaCCGCCGGTAACTTAACCCGTAAAGGAGTTCGGATTTTATAAACACTAGTCCTCCTCTGAACGTCTTATCCGTTTCGCCTTTAGTCTAAAATAGAGCTTCAAATAGTCACGATCCGGTCGTTTGTGAAGGGATCGCGTCTTGGAGACGGTCTCCAAACTCCATTCTTCCTGGAGAATTACCTGTCCACGAGTAGAAACTATCTCAAAAATCTCGTCAACTTTTTCCAGCTTCTGCTTCAGAAATTCATGAAGAAGAGCAATCGTAGCTTCGCCGCTCAGCCGTAGGAAGGGTAGTTCCAGAGAATCTACCCGCGTTTCCCCTCTAGCGCGAATTAATTCCAAGCCCACGATTGAATGCGAACAGGATTTCGTTATTTGTCGCGGCGCTTCGTCCTTTTGTTCCTCTCGACTGTCATCCGTTTGTAGCGCTCGCTCGCTTCGTTTGCGATGAATTGCCTGCTGAAGGGTAGACTTTTCGACCGCTGCTGGTTTTGaatcctcttcttcttcaccATCTTGGTCCTCCGCAAAGACGTGGTCCCCCAATATTGAATTTACTATGCGGTCAAAATCTGGGTCGGCCGCTAGACTACGTTTGGATGGAACAGCTGCTCGACTATATTAGGCCAAAAATTGAAAGGAGACGATTGACTTTAGAAAATGGAGCATGCAATTGAAAGCTAGCCGTACAGGAAATGCTTTCACATACCATATGGGGCACTCATTCCGGCCCATACGCAATGATCTTTCAATACAGTCTGCATAGGCACACAGAACGAAATGTTAGAAAACGTTCGCTACCAACGACGAGACTCACGTCG harbors:
- a CDS encoding predicted protein: MASVKRDEVKQAWEETEFPLVCETCLGDNPYVRMTKERHGKKCQICEAPFTVFAWQAGTKGRLKRVEICRSCAQAKNVCQVCIYDLQYGLPVKVRDRVLREAGSASAVSAVPQSMANRSWYTAQQNRALEQGNNALGDTNELAHAKLNDMSRMEPRYERNLPKLCSFFARGECDRGADCPFRHEMPRDRNDPMSKQSTKDRFYGSSDPVANKILGRKRRQEEEQQKQDEEEGYDKAKATLYVRFQGDSPFPDMTEMDVRDQFYSFGEIVSIRIQSERGQAFVEYTQPEASELAIASMNRKELLGRTISVRWARSSKRGEADISD